ACGATAAGCGTTCTGCCATTCAAGGTTCTATCAGCGAAATATCTCCTGCACTCCACTGTGAATTGTATTCCATAAATATTGGAGATAAAACTGTTTGGGTGATTGATGTTCCGTCCGGCAAGGATAAACCTTATATATTTTCCGGTTCTATCTATGTGCGTGAGGGGGCAAACTCACAGAAACTTCGCACAGCCGAAGAAATGCGCAGCTTCTTTCAGGAGTGTAACAAAATCTTTTTTGACCATATACCCTGCCATTGGTTCAATATTTACACGGATGCAGACGAACAAATGATTAAAGACTTTCGAACAGAAGCAAAACTAAGCCCGTCCACACCCGACAAACAAATCTTTGAAAACTTGGAATTGTTTACCGAAAATGGTACGGCAAAAAACGGTGCAGCAATGTTCTTCGGCAAACAACCTGAACGAAAGTTTCCACACGCTGTTACAAGATGTGTTCTTTTCAAGGGAACGAATAAAGTCTATATTATAGATGACAAAACTTTCGGAGGTTCATTGTACCAACAGTATTTACAGGCTATGTCTTGGCTGGAAAGCAAACTGCAAGTAGCTTATAAAATAGAGGGAACAGGACCAAGAGAGGAAATTTGGGAAATCCCTCTGACCGTATTTAAAGAAGCTATTATAAACGCCCTGTCGCACCGTGATTACTACGAACAAGGCGCAAGCATTATGATAGAAATGTTTGAAGACCGGGTAGAGATTTCCAATCCCGGAGGACTTTTACCTGTTGTAGCTAAAGACTTTGGACACAAAAGCATGACACGTAATCCACTAATATTCGGATTATTTACCCGTATGCACTTGGTAGAAAGAGTTGCATCCGGTATTCCACGTATGCAAGAAGCTATGAGAGAAGCAAATCTTCCTGAACCGGAATTTCATACGGACGGGATGTTTACGGTTATATTCAAAAGAGGTATCAGTATCAAGAATGATACTGTAAATGATACTGTAAATGATACTGTAAACTCAAAAGAACAAGAAGTGCTAAATATCATCAAGCAATATCCGGGACTTAATTCGTCTAAGATTGCAGGATTAATAGGCAAAAGTGTTCCGACTGCTAAACGCTACTTAAATTCTTTGGTTAGATTAGATTTGATAGAGTTTAGAGGGGCACAGAAAAATGGAGGATATTATTGGAATAGCCAAAAGAGATAAAACACCAAGTAAAAATTATCATCATATTTAAAATTAGTATTTACAAATTTGCCCTATGAAAAGTGTCAATATTCTATCTATCATAGAAGCTTATCGAAAACTAAGTAATACACTATTCCAAAAACTTATGAATAGTTACGGAATAATCAGTGGAATAAAAGATTACGAGCTTAATGGTATAGAGTCTTTTGTGAATGAATTATTAAAAATAAAAAATAACATCACCATTGTTAACAACTATTATTTAGGATATTCAATACCACAAATTGGAAAAGAATTTGATTTACTTAGATTTGGTGATAATTATATTATCAACATAGAAATAAAAACGGAGAGTTCAATAGACAAGATATTCAAACAACAGCAAAAGAATAGATACTACCTCGAGTTCTTGGATAAGGAAGTTTATATCTATACCTATATTTTAAATGAAAATAAGCTTTATAAACTCATAATAAAAGATAGTAATAATGAAATAAAAGAAGCGACTTTTAATGAGTTGTGCAACAAGCTGTTTCTTCAAGAAGTAGTAACATTCAACAATATTGATGATTTATTTAATCCATCCGACTATTTAGTTTCTCCTTTCAATTCTCCTGAAAAATTTATGGCAGAAGGATATTTTCTTACAGTCCAACAAGAACAAATATATAATGAAATCCGAACAAAGTTATCTGACGCAACAACAAAATTCATAGCTTTAACAGGTAGTGCAGGAACAGGCAAAACATTATTGACTTATCATATAGCTAAAGAAAGTATTCGGAAAGGCGAAAAAGTACTTATTTTACATTGTGCTCCACTAAATAGTGGTCACAAAATCTTAATGGAAGAATATGGTTGGAGCATACATATGCCTAAATATGCTCCGAATACGACAGATTTTGACTTAATTATAATTGACGAAGCCCAACGAATGTATCCATATCAATTTGATAAATATATAGAGGAAGTACGCACTTTCAATAAAAAATGCATATTCTCATACGATGAAAACCAATACTTGCGTGATAATGAGAAAAATTACCATACCAAAGAAAGGATTGAAAAAGAATTATCATGTACCCCCTATAAGCTAACAGATAAAATTAGAACAAATAAAGAAATTGCATATTTTATAAAACAACTTTTCAATCTCAAAAAGAATATATCCAACATAGACTATCCCAACATTGAACTTACATATTGCAAAAATTATTTTTCTGCAAAATCATTGCTGCAAGAATTATCGAAGAAAAACTGGAAAGTACCTAATTACACACCGGGAACGCGCTCAACCTTCCATTATGAAGCATACTTATCCGGTGATACAGAAAGCGCACATTCTGTAGTTGGTCAAGAGTTCGACAACGTTGTGATAGTCATAGATGACTCTTTTAAATATAATTCTCAAGGAGATTTAATTGCTGATAATACTTATTATTCGCAAAAACAAATGTTATATCAAATAATCACTAGGACAAGAAAAAAACTGCATATTGTAATAATTGACAATGAAGTCATGTTAGATAGATGTATAGATATTCTAAATAAATAATTTCATCGACTTACTAACAAAAATCTAAATTAAAGAATTTAATATCAGAAAATGTACTATCTTCGCATTCAGAAATCGTACCCAAGATACAAACTTGTGTTGAACGGTGCAAAGCTGTGAAAACCTTATTCAAGGGACTTACATCGTAGCAAAGATATAACTTACTGAGAGATAGTGCCATATCAAACCGTTTCCGGTTGCTGGTGGCACCACTAAAAATCAAGCAGTTACATTTATTTGTAACTGTTTTTTTTATGTCTTTTCGATGGTTTTTACTTCAAAATCCTGTTAC
This is a stretch of genomic DNA from Parabacteroides chongii. It encodes these proteins:
- a CDS encoding AlbA family DNA-binding domain-containing protein, coding for MLNTENIQSLIDSGEGYNVEFKVRVPSKVRELTEEICAFANADGGYLLIGVDDNGQVVDTNLENDKRSAIQGSISEISPALHCELYSINIGDKTVWVIDVPSGKDKPYIFSGSIYVREGANSQKLRTAEEMRSFFQECNKIFFDHIPCHWFNIYTDADEQMIKDFRTEAKLSPSTPDKQIFENLELFTENGTAKNGAAMFFGKQPERKFPHAVTRCVLFKGTNKVYIIDDKTFGGSLYQQYLQAMSWLESKLQVAYKIEGTGPREEIWEIPLTVFKEAIINALSHRDYYEQGASIMIEMFEDRVEISNPGGLLPVVAKDFGHKSMTRNPLIFGLFTRMHLVERVASGIPRMQEAMREANLPEPEFHTDGMFTVIFKRGISIKNDTVNDTVNDTVNSKEQEVLNIIKQYPGLNSSKIAGLIGKSVPTAKRYLNSLVRLDLIEFRGAQKNGGYYWNSQKR
- a CDS encoding DNA/RNA helicase domain-containing protein; its protein translation is MKSVNILSIIEAYRKLSNTLFQKLMNSYGIISGIKDYELNGIESFVNELLKIKNNITIVNNYYLGYSIPQIGKEFDLLRFGDNYIINIEIKTESSIDKIFKQQQKNRYYLEFLDKEVYIYTYILNENKLYKLIIKDSNNEIKEATFNELCNKLFLQEVVTFNNIDDLFNPSDYLVSPFNSPEKFMAEGYFLTVQQEQIYNEIRTKLSDATTKFIALTGSAGTGKTLLTYHIAKESIRKGEKVLILHCAPLNSGHKILMEEYGWSIHMPKYAPNTTDFDLIIIDEAQRMYPYQFDKYIEEVRTFNKKCIFSYDENQYLRDNEKNYHTKERIEKELSCTPYKLTDKIRTNKEIAYFIKQLFNLKKNISNIDYPNIELTYCKNYFSAKSLLQELSKKNWKVPNYTPGTRSTFHYEAYLSGDTESAHSVVGQEFDNVVIVIDDSFKYNSQGDLIADNTYYSQKQMLYQIITRTRKKLHIVIIDNEVMLDRCIDILNK